The Lutibacter profundi region TCGGTCAACATATTATTTTCTTCTAAAAAACTCACTGGAAAATAGTGCTCAATTTCAAAGAATTTAAATTCTTGTTTCCTTTGATTATAAATTTCCATACCTGTAGGTATAGGTATTATAATAGCATAAATATTTTTCGTTTTATGCTTTTTTACAACCCCTTGCTTAAATATCTGATATTCACTTTCTTTAAGCCCGTTAAACTCTTGATAACCTGAAGAATCATTATCATAAATACCAATTATTATTTTATCTTTATACTTACCTGAATCAATATCTTCAGAGATTTTGTCTAATAATTTAGTCAGTTCATGCGTGCCTCCACCATCTTTTTTGTTTTTTATTTCACACGAAAAAATGTATAATATCCAATTGTTCTCATCAATGATAATCTTATCACTAATATTAGGATGTAAATCAAAAAACTCTAATACAATTATGAAAATAGAAAAAGAAGTTATATTCAACGTAAACAAAGCAAAAGTTTGGGAATTGCTAACAAACCCATCAATAACTAAACAATATATGTTTGGATGTGAAGTATTGTCTAATTGGGAAGTCGGTAATACTATTCTTTGGAAAGGCTATACCGAAGAAGGGAAAGAAGTTATTTATGTAAAAGGAGAAATAATTGAATGTAAAAAAGGAGATAAAGTAACTTTCACAATGTTTGATCCAAACATGGAAATTGAGGATATTCCCGAAAATTATCTCAACCTAACTTACGAGTTGATAGAAATAAATAATAAAACACTATTACGATTAACTCAAGGTAACTTTGCTACAGTAACACAAGGAAAAAAAAGATACGAAGAATCTTTAAAAGGCTGGGAAATGGTGATACCAATAATGAAGCAAATAGTTGAGCATTAAAAATCTATATTATAGTATTAATAGTATGTCCTGCTTATTTAAAAATAAGCCTGATACTCTTTTTCAATAAGAGTTTCACTCAAATTTATATTTGCTATAAGTTCCGATTCAATACATAAACCTGCACTGATGGTTCCAAATTGCATGCATTTCTTTGTGTCATATCCTTTTGAAAACCCATAGAGAAATCCAGAAAAGAAAGCATCTCCAGCTCCATTTGTGTTTTTCATTACGTAATTATTAATAATGGGGACTTCTACCCATTCACCCTTGTGTGTATAAGCAGTTGCACCACCTTTTCCGTGAGTGCAAACTACTAATTTCTTACCCTTTGTGACTTGTTGTATCATGAATGGCTTATAATCGGGTAAATTATCTGAGCTTAAAAAAATATAATCAGACGCATCAATAAAATCTTGATGGTAACTATTTTTCCCATCATAATCGTGTAAGTCTGTCCAAATTTCTTTATTCAATTGTTTACAAATTGGCAATAGATTTCTAGAATAATTTGAAATGTTAATCACGACATAATCAGCATTAGTTATATATTTTTGAAATTTTTGATAATCTATTTTTGGTTCATCAGTACTTGGATTTATAAAAATAGAGATACGTTCTCCTCTACTATTCATAATATTTAGATGTCTTTCTGTTCCATTAAGGTCAACGTCAGAAATAAAGTGTAGGTTTGGTTCTTGTAAAAATGATCGAACTTTTTCACCGTATATATCATTACCAATTAACGAATGGAATATAGTTTTAAAACCTAATTTTGAAAGTGTTAATGTTTTTCCTGCACCTGTATTTCCAATAGTTTCGTTAAAGTGACAATGATGAATGGTTTGTGGAATTACTTGTGGGAATTCATCTAAAGCAATGACTGAATTATAAGATGCTCCTCCCGAAATAAATATACTTTTCATTAGTTGCTTAGTTTAATAATTAACGCTTTATTGGCTTTTAAATTGACAGTTTTTAAGGAAGAAAGTTTAGTGTTTGTTATAATGTCCATTCCTGAAGTATACCCAACTAAAGATTCCTTATAACGCTCTAAACTATATTTATTAATATCATTTTTGCTGTTATTGATGATAACCATGGTACTTTCAGTAACTGTATATCTAAAATACACATAAATATTTTCTATAGGTTGAAAATGTTTCAATTTTCCAGTATGAATTTCTTTTGCATTTTTTCTCCAATGTAAAATCGTACTTATATAATTGTAAGTATCATTTTCTTGAATCGTTCTTCCCTTTTTAGTAAAGGCATTTCTTTTGTCAGATTTCCAACCTCCTGGAAAATCTTTTCGTAATTGCCCATCAGGTTTATCACCATCAAATAACAACTCATCTCCATAATACAATTGAGGAATCCCTCTTGTTGTTAAAATAAATGCCATACTTAATTTTAGTTTGTCAACATCTTCATTTAACAGTGTAAACAATCGACCAACATCGTGGTTTCCATTAAAAATCTTATTATTAAATGCGTCACCATACAAAAAATCTTCTGCCAATGTTTCGTAAATTTTATAGATATTGTTTTCTTCTCCGAATGCTTTAAGCATTGAATAATATAGAGGGTAATCGCATACACTATTTACATAAGAATTATACCCGTCATTATTTACACCTCCATTATTCCAATATGATAATGAGGATGCTTTTGCTTCCCAAGTTTCTGCAACAATGTAAAAATTTGGGAATTCCGTTTTAATTGTTTGTATCCATTTTGCCATTACTTTTTTATCAGGATAAGGGTATGTGTCCATTCTAATCCCGTCTAAATTAGAATATTCAATCCACCAAATAGAATTTTGAATTAAATAAGTTGCTAAAAATAAATTATCCAAATTTAAATCTGGTAAGTTAGTATCAAACCAACCTCTTGTAAATAGATTATAATCACTTTTTGAAACATGAGGATCAGATGCAGCAATATTGGTAAAGTTACTTCGAGTAAATGTTTCCCATTGATTTAACCAATTTTCAGATGGTAAATCATTCATCCACCAATGACCAGAGCCACAATGATTAAATACTTGATCCATAATTATTTTCATCCCTTTTTGATGAGATAAATCTACCAAATCTTTAAAATCTTTATTCCCTCCAAAGCGACTATCTGTTTTGTAGAAGTCTGAAATTCCGTAACCATGATATGAGTATTTTGGTTGGTCATTTTCTAAAAATGGATTTAGCCATAAAGTCGTTATACCTAAATTTTGAATATAATCTAAATGATTAATTATTCCTTTTATATCTCCACCATGTCTTCCATCTTTATTAGAACGATCAATTTTTTCAAGTGTATCGTCAGTAGAATCATTTGTAGGATCTCCGTTAGAAAAACGATCTGGTGTGATAAGATATATGACATCTGAAGCATTAACAGTTTGATTACTATTATTTCTTTCTTTTTTTGATTTTAAATCATACTTATAAACTAATTCTTTTCCATTATTAGAAGTGAAAATAATGTCAAACACACCTTCTTTTGTGTTATTTAAAATTGTCAAGTCTATAAATAAATAATTGTTGCTTTCTAATTTTGTCACACTATTTATCGTAACCCCATCATAAGTAATAATCGGTTTTGTTTCGCTAATATTTTCTCCATAAACTAAAAGTTGCAACTTGGTGTTTTCCATTCCAATCCACCAATTTGGTGGTTCTACTCTATTTAATGTAATGTTTTGAGCATTTATAAATTGAGTTAAAAAAAATAGTAATACGCAAATAATTGGAGTTCTAAATACAATACTCATTTTGGTGAATTTTTAAATTATAATATGTCAATATTACTAACAGAAATGTTGTGAAACAAACCAATTATATAGATAACCTTTTGCTTATACTAAACGACTTCTTAAGTTGAATTGAAGTGAGTATTAATGTAATGACATTAAAAAATAAATTATACTAGCGAACTTGTTTTTATATAAAATTACTAGTTGTATGTATTTAATTAGTGGTTATTTAAATTATATTTTACATTTTTGTAAAATAATTTTCACAATAATGAAGTCTCCTATTTTAGGCAAAAAAATAATTACAAATCAAATAGTTAAGCACATACTATACTGGTTTA contains the following coding sequences:
- a CDS encoding SRPBCC domain-containing protein; translation: MKIEKEVIFNVNKAKVWELLTNPSITKQYMFGCEVLSNWEVGNTILWKGYTEEGKEVIYVKGEIIECKKGDKVTFTMFDPNMEIEDIPENYLNLTYELIEINNKTLLRLTQGNFATVTQGKKRYEESLKGWEMVIPIMKQIVEH
- a CDS encoding carbohydrate kinase family protein, producing the protein MKSIFISGGASYNSVIALDEFPQVIPQTIHHCHFNETIGNTGAGKTLTLSKLGFKTIFHSLIGNDIYGEKVRSFLQEPNLHFISDVDLNGTERHLNIMNSRGERISIFINPSTDEPKIDYQKFQKYITNADYVVINISNYSRNLLPICKQLNKEIWTDLHDYDGKNSYHQDFIDASDYIFLSSDNLPDYKPFMIQQVTKGKKLVVCTHGKGGATAYTHKGEWVEVPIINNYVMKNTNGAGDAFFSGFLYGFSKGYDTKKCMQFGTISAGLCIESELIANINLSETLIEKEYQAYF
- a CDS encoding glycoside hydrolase family 13 protein, with amino-acid sequence MSIVFRTPIICVLLFFLTQFINAQNITLNRVEPPNWWIGMENTKLQLLVYGENISETKPIITYDGVTINSVTKLESNNYLFIDLTILNNTKEGVFDIIFTSNNGKELVYKYDLKSKKERNNSNQTVNASDVIYLITPDRFSNGDPTNDSTDDTLEKIDRSNKDGRHGGDIKGIINHLDYIQNLGITTLWLNPFLENDQPKYSYHGYGISDFYKTDSRFGGNKDFKDLVDLSHQKGMKIIMDQVFNHCGSGHWWMNDLPSENWLNQWETFTRSNFTNIAASDPHVSKSDYNLFTRGWFDTNLPDLNLDNLFLATYLIQNSIWWIEYSNLDGIRMDTYPYPDKKVMAKWIQTIKTEFPNFYIVAETWEAKASSLSYWNNGGVNNDGYNSYVNSVCDYPLYYSMLKAFGEENNIYKIYETLAEDFLYGDAFNNKIFNGNHDVGRLFTLLNEDVDKLKLSMAFILTTRGIPQLYYGDELLFDGDKPDGQLRKDFPGGWKSDKRNAFTKKGRTIQENDTYNYISTILHWRKNAKEIHTGKLKHFQPIENIYVYFRYTVTESTMVIINNSKNDINKYSLERYKESLVGYTSGMDIITNTKLSSLKTVNLKANKALIIKLSN